One window of Dermochelys coriacea isolate rDerCor1 chromosome 22, rDerCor1.pri.v4, whole genome shotgun sequence genomic DNA carries:
- the FXYD6 gene encoding FXYD domain-containing ion transport regulator 6 isoform X2, with protein sequence METALIFLCSLLVPVVVADAANQEKEKDPFNYDYQSLRIGGLVFAVVLFSVGILLILSRRCRCSFNQKPRAPGDEEAQVENLIASNATGAQKAEN encoded by the exons ATGGAAACAGCGCTGATCTTTCTGTGCTCTCTGCTGGTGCCTGTGGTCGTAGCGGACG CAGCCAatcaagagaaggaaaaagatcCTTTCAACTATG ATTACCAGAGTTTGAGGATCGGCGGTTTGGTGTTTGCCGTGGTCTTGTTTTCTGTTGGAATTCTCCTTATACTCA gcaggaggtgcagatgCAGCTTCAACCAAAAGCCCAG AGCCCCTGGGGATGAGGAGGCTCAGGTGGAGAACTTGATTGCCTCAAACG CAACAGGGGCACAAAAAGCAGAGAACTGA
- the FXYD6 gene encoding FXYD domain-containing ion transport regulator 6 isoform X3 — METALIFLCSLLVPVVVADANQEKEKDPFNYDYQSLRIGGLVFAVVLFSVGILLILSRRCRCSFNQKPRAPGDEEAQVENLIASNATGAQKAEN; from the exons ATGGAAACAGCGCTGATCTTTCTGTGCTCTCTGCTGGTGCCTGTGGTCGTAGCGGACG CCAatcaagagaaggaaaaagatcCTTTCAACTATG ATTACCAGAGTTTGAGGATCGGCGGTTTGGTGTTTGCCGTGGTCTTGTTTTCTGTTGGAATTCTCCTTATACTCA gcaggaggtgcagatgCAGCTTCAACCAAAAGCCCAG AGCCCCTGGGGATGAGGAGGCTCAGGTGGAGAACTTGATTGCCTCAAACG CAACAGGGGCACAAAAAGCAGAGAACTGA